Genomic window (Tripterygium wilfordii isolate XIE 37 chromosome 11, ASM1340144v1, whole genome shotgun sequence):
CATTTCAGATTATACTTACTCAATCATTTCTTGTTTTGTGCAGGAACATACCTCACACTAATCTCCAAGATGAAGTCGTTTTCATACTTAGAGAGTGGGGGCCAATTGTAGTTGCCAAAAATAGTGTGACTCCACTGGGTCGTATAACGACAAATCTAGTTGGACCATCTGAGTCCACAGGCCTAACCACTACAGTTAGGCCCAGTCTGAGGCCCATATATAACCTTCGCATCATAGCTAAGTAATGTTACAGCCGTACCAACTTGTCTGACACCATATCTGACACTTGAGGCTAATGCCTTTTGAGCCACTTACTTTATTATGTTCACAGTAACCTTTTCCTAAACAGGAAATAGGTCTCAAGATGTCTTTACTGTATTGGCAGCTGTGTAGTGGCGCCAACATAACAAGGGCGCTGGTACGTCCGTGCGCCACTTCATGGACTACTTCCCTTGTAAAGGAGTTTCAACCAATTCAGGTTACAACTGACATTTGTGGATGTGACAACCTCATATCCCTAGGTATGACATTCTTTCATGTAAATATCTATTCATTAATTATCGTCTACAATTCTACCCGTACTCCACTCGACACCTGTCACAATCATTTCATATTGTAGCCTTATCTTGTTACTTGCCTGTCAACCCTGCCACAACCAGATAATGGACTTTCGTACATCTATTCTGCACAATCTAGTCCAATGGGACAAGTGGAAGTAACATACAATTCCCAAGGTCGATCCTCATTCTCATATAAATATCCTTTTTCTACCGTATGCGAGGGGACCGAGCATTTTCTAcctcaagaagaaaaagaactataCTTTCCAAACCTTCACTAAATACACTCAGACAAAACACTAAAACcctagctggtcttccatctccgataaATTCTAACATGATCGTCAGAGCCCCCACGATCGACACCACCCAaaccggttaaggagcttttacggttgttcttgttgtgacgTTTGTAGGATCTAAAGTTACAGACGGACCCCACAAAGataaaagttgacctttcaacgattgtagcaATTTGCCCCTACAGAGCTTACTaatttatttaacatttttttttgtattgggTGAGTAAGGCTACAAAACCAAAAAGGAAATGAAGAAAGTCAAGAGGAAAGGGCTTTGCAAGAATGATAACTacaaataacaacaaaaaattaCAAGTTGAAATTCCAGAGGATGTGGGTGTCCCTGTTGTTGAGCATGATGTAAAATTTTCGTTCGAATTAAGTTTTCTTGTCCATCTTTGTGCACCACTTGATGTGGAAAAGCTGTAAAAAATAGTGGATAGTCCAAATAATACTATCTACAGGCGCATAAGATttggttttatttatatatatctcatataattttattcttatttaatttatttatgattttttctgAATTGGGTTATCGTAGGAGAAGTTTGAGTGACTCTTTCAAGAGGCATGCAAATAATTTGTACGGGGAATGGCTTCATGATCTACATCGCAACTACTGTCTATCTATGCCATAAGACAGATGTAGCTCAGCTTCAAAAATCCTCCTCCAGatattactttcttttttggCCTTTTTTAGTGACTCATTTTGGAAGTGACAAATATAAGGTAAATTTAAAAACATACACTATCTTGCGTTATACACATTTTAACATATATTTATTATGTGATGCCTTGTGGTCTTGTGTTATGTCTAAAATATTCTATTAGAAAGTCTCTGAGAGGAATAAAAATAATCAAGATAAAGAAGGGGTTATTCAAGTAATAGATGTTAAATAATGACTCATATTAGAAAGTTTTATTTTACCTAAAGGctatgaggaagaggaaggggAGCGTAGTGTACCATCCGAGCAGTTGCTCGACCTGTGCTCAATAACTGCTTGACCCCAATTGCCCAACAGCCGTTCAACAGACACTCGAACGTAGACTGGTCTGGAATGGGCAACAGCTGGCACTCGACAGATGCTCAACAAACGTTCAACATATGCTCGACAGGATTAACAACAATCGTGTGGGTATTATTGATTGGGTTGGTTATTTTTGTATGGGGTAAAATTGTATTTTCGGGTATCTAGGTAGATGGTATATAAGGGTTACAAACCCTTGCCGAATGAAACGAAGGAATTTCCTATATTGAAAAGCAGCCGCGAAACCCCGAGGACGTAAACACATTGCCGAACCTTGTAAATCCTATGTTATTCTTCTCTCTTACTCTTTTTTTATTGCTTGTTTATATTGCTCTATAATCTATGATCGTTTGTGAGGGAACCCAATTTTCAACAATTGATCGgaaataattccaaagcataagtTATGCTGCAATGGGTATTGATTTTCATGATCCtttcataattttaaataaGCACTGAGTTATAAAGTATATTTGATTAACATATATGTATTTTATAGATGTATCCTGATATAGGTGAAAGGCCTAGTGCAACTGAGTTGTGGAGGATGATTCACTAGTGGCCTAATAAAACATGGGCTGACGAGAAATTCAAGAACGCCTATGTAAGATATTTTACAAAATTATGTCCATAAGTGTGATTGGTTTTTCGTTATTTTTAATTGCTTCAATCATCTTTATATGTCAAAAACATAGGAGGAAATGATGAATCTTCTAAGCGAGCCACAAGCCTCACAATCAGGTGAAGGCTTGGTGCATCTAACTGCAAAACTAACTTTTGTACATGTCATTGGTAAAAGTCCAAGACATGTAAGGGAACTTTAATGTGCTCCTGCGGGTGCTACAACTAGCGAGAACTATTTACAAGAGCAAATTTAACAAATGTTGAAGGAACGTAATGAATTTACACAAAGGGTCAAAAATTTGAAAGAGACTTTTGGTGTTCTTGTTCAAGTGGCAGTGGAAATGGCGGAAACTCATGTTGAAGCACGTTTGAATCTCATGTTAATGCGGCGGCAGTTCACGTAGCAGTTCAGGCCACTTTAACAAAGTTTATGGTAGATCAACAACTATCGAGAATGTATTTCTGATGTAAGTAAACATGTATATGTCTTATAAATTCTAATAGAAGTACTTATTTCTATACATATACTTGCTACCTTTGATTTACTGTAGTTATTAATGttctttatgttttttcttccttttgtgaTTCAGGATAGTTCATCCTAATATAAGATGATGAGTAATTTTTGAAATATGAAAAATCTTCATCGTTATTAATATTCTTCAATATTCTTATTCTCTATGTCGTTGTAGTTTTCTCGGAAATGCAAGCTCAGCGAGAGTTATAAATGCTGAGATAGTTTTAAGGAAAATAAAcccatataaaatataaattttatttcactGAATTTGATGCATTTTTCGCTCTCTTGCGCGATGTTTGATGCTTTTGCCCTTTTCGTCCTCTATAACATCTGTCTCCTCTCTCCAAGGTTTCTCTAAGCTTGTAATATACCTGTCTTGGGCTTCAATGGTGCTTTGGATTTCAGTTGTTTAGGTTGTAATCATCCTGGGAATTTTCGAAACTGAGAGTAAAGCTTGAACCTGAGAGTAAAACTTATGGTATTCATGTCGAAGTCATAAATTAGTGTTGAGTCTCTTTCTaggtaatcttttttttttttttttttttaatttatgttagACATAGTTCTATGTAGTGTTGTCTTGTTCTATGCAATCTTAAGAACATTCTTATTACTATCTGGTCGTGCAAGCAGTAAACTAACTACTAAACCACCGTTCATGGAGATAGAAATTCCGCATTGGAAGAGCCAATAGTATTATGTCGCCTATTAGAGCCGTAAGCTTCACCTAGGCACAGAGCATTTTGAGATGGACATTTGAGTCTCATCAAAAGAGAATCAGAAGATGAAGCTCGAAGAGATTTCCCCTGACGACAACGCGTTGTCACAAGGGTTGCTCCCATTGagaatcaaatataattatgcATGACAATATTATACATGACATTTTGAATACATATGGTTTGGTCCCAGAGTGATTCACCACTAGGTTATTATCCAAATagttcctaaaccctaaactcataCATCCTAAATTGTTGTATTAATAAGTTCCTAAATCCTATAGGACGAGAGGCGTAGCTAGCTAGGGGGACTGCACTAGGCTATAGTCCCCCAAATTTATAGAAAAAATAGATTTATAgagatatatacacacactaagCTTGATAATATCCTTATATTAtccattttattattatataatatataacaaTTTTGCGTTGACATTATCAAATAACAATACAAAACAatacttattttttgttttaaaaaattagattgCATTTGAAATATGACTtctaattatattttatatctATTTCATCATCTTGTTTATGGTATTTAATTAGTTTCTTATCAATTTTAATACGTATTTATGTTTATCTGTTGGGTTATGAGACCAAACACTATCATTTCAATGAGTTGTATTGTTGTAAAAtggttatgaaatatttttttgggacaACTCCCGCTAAAATATTTCGAGCAtatcaaaatattattatttttatgttagcCCACCCAATTATAACTTCCTGACTCCACTCCtgtaagaaaatatatatgatttggATCCTCAAAAcgctaaaatatataaaattaatgaatTGTGATCTTGGAATAAAATCAGaaaattttaatgttttgtaatcatAGGAAGTTTACTTTAACACCCCTATTAAACCCATTTAATTGAATTTTTAACTGTTTTGCTTAACAACCATTGGATCAAATCCACTTGAATCCAACTGTTATTAAAGCAGCAACTTTAGGTCCCGGCTCCAAAGAATTAAGGGAACTCGGCTTTACCATGGGGAATTCGCCTTTGGAAACAAATCCTTTCAATTGTGGTACGCAAGTTTGACGataaagtttatatatataattgtttgaAAATAGTGAAACAATCCAAGTAttaagattttaaaaaaaatgcaaatccATTATGTTCTTCCCTATGGGTCTTTGGATGAATACTTACTTAGCTTGCAAGCTAGTCCAACCTCAGTGCCCTACAAAGCCCTCACAAAGAACTTGCAAACTGCTCCCAAGATGAAAATTTGCATTGCAAACAAAATGAACCAATCTTCATTATACCAACTTTATCTTACATTAGCAAATCAATTTAATTCAAAGGTAGCAAGTAAAACGATCACAATactatttgtttatatatatatatatatatatatatatatattatcaaatcCTATTTGAGAACAGAAAACACGGTCTGTAAAATGGTGAGGATCAACACAATAGCTGCAACAACCTGTGAAGCGATTGCCCATGGAGTGCCAAAATAATTACGCAGATATGCTGCACGCCATCTAGGCCACGGATAACGACAGTAATCATTCACTTCCTTACATAATTCAAGATAGTAGTATTTCTTCACATAGGTATCATGGTAAAGCTTGTTAAAGAATTGCGTGGCATCCTCCGGATTCAACCAGTTATCGATGATGCCTTTCTCGCAGAGTAAGTTCATATCCGTTTCTGTATTGATTAGACTGTCAAGAAGTACGGCGTACGAAGTGACTATGGCAGGGCATTTCGAGTAACATTGCTCGAAGCTGATGAGGTTTCGGAAGACATCCTCTGTTATCTCTTGAATTAGTATTGATGGTACTTCTAAGATaccatttttgaacttaatgtCCAAAATGCACTCCGATTTGCCTTTCTCGAATTTGATTCCAGCCTCTTCAAGGCTCTTGACTGAAGGCATTGGCTTCCATCCTTGTCGCTCAACGATACCTTCTGTTTTTTTGCATAGTTCGGTCCTAGGAAGCCACGAAACCAACCACTTTCTTAGTAGGTCAAGAATATGGTTGTTTCCTTGTCGGTCAACGATACCTTCTGTTTTTTTGCATAGTTCGGTCGTAGGAAGCGACGAAACCAACCACTCTCTTAGTAGGTCAAGAATATGGTTCTTTCCTTTGTACGATTCAATCGTAGGAGGCTGCGTCAACGAGAATATTTGAGTAAAGAACTCAATGACAAGGTGTTCCAGTGAGTTACTGTGAGGCTCCATGTTGAACAAGCGTTCGAGCACCAGCTAAGGAATCTGGTTTTCGAGCAGGATCAAGTCGTGGAACAAATATTCGAGCATACATGACATATCGAATATGGGATCATACTCGTCTCTTAGTTTTTCGTCTGAATGCTTGCGAAACAGTTCAATAATGAAGCAACCATCAATAACTAATAACTTCACAAAATCTTCTATACTCATGTCAATCGGTTCGGCATAGTGGGCTCGCACATCTTTTTCAACTTTGGCAATTGCTTCGATGAATTCCTTTAACCTTTTCTCCGGTGATCGTGATCTGGAGATGAGGCGTTGGAGGTAATTCAATTTGATCTCTTCTGCTGGTTTGAGGTTCTTTTGGTCATGATGCCACGGCCCAATTGAGAAGGCATTGGGGACATAAGCTTCCGGGTTATGGCGCTTGAGGATGCCGGGGATCTTGAAGATGGAACATTGTTGGGATACAGATAAACTTTGTGGCATCAATTTGTGCAAAGAAGAGGCTAAAGAATCTACATCAATTGTGACCTCATCTACTTCAATGGATGAAGACACCTTGAATTGGACATTAACTGCCATAGCATCAGAACTTTGACCTAATTGAGATCATCAAAACAGAAAGCAAAGAAAGTgagaatatgaacaattataacatatatacaaaatcaATTTGACgttccatatattttttttctggaTAGTAAACACTTGGATGTTATACCTCTAATGCTGCTTTGTCTTCGCATTAAGGGGGAGCTAGCTGCTGTCACTAAATAGGGAAATTATATGAAGGCGTGGTCACTCCAGTAAATAAAAAAGCTCATGGAGGAACCTTGCGTGAGCAGTTAAGCATTGCTTGGAACTATACTACGCTTGAATAATGTCTAATGCTTTATGCTGCTGaaacactttttctttttctttttcttttttctctttgacAAGAATCCATTGGAGATTCCATCCGAAGTGATAAATGTGGAACACATGCTCTagggttggtttttttttttaaaaaaaaaatggtccaCAAAGGTGAAAGAAATCCACAATCCTCATTTATAATTATACAGAACTAATTGGTTTTTTTGGCAGAGTTGAGCAACGTGAAGAACAAAAATTAGGCAGTTGTGCTATAAGGAGTCGCTCTAAAATGTAAATgaccaactatatatatatattaggatTCCTAGAATTCGGTTTTGGCTAAAGTTGAGCAACATGAACATAAATGGTGACATTTTACTTTATCTAGTCTATTTAAAGGAATAACTAGCTATTTAAGCACCATATAACATTTAGGACTGAAATATACCAATTGACAAAAGTTCTTCccaattcaaactaaaattccTCATTAGTTTAAGTCGAGCAAATGTGCAACCTAAAATTCTTAAGAAACAATGGGAGAATGATTAAATAATTTCGTGATTCAATCCACGACAAcgttacaatatatatatatatatatacatatatatatatatacatataaaagacTTTTCTATTAACCCTACATCGGCAAATGAACCATTGGTTAAGTggtaatgactttgcatgtccctgactgaggtcatgggttctagtctcacctcctccgaatatttataaggaggtgtgtgggcttagtctgcctctgtgtgggcttgatagtctgtCCCTGCGTGGACTTGCTTTGTGCCTCCTACGTGGGGTcagttgacacctgtactttcatagggggcctgttgacacctgtactttcataggcttgatctggtgatgtgtcgtatattgtatttgtacttgtactaaaaaaaaaaaccctacatTGAAGCCCTAAGACTTGTGACCcataattacttaattagtgGGATTTGACTTAATAGAAAATAATGGAAAATAATACAAGAATATATTctaattaatataaaaatcatatcaCATAATACTCTCTCTCAAGTTGCGGAGTGGAGGTCACAAAGtctgtgtacttaccccaagtgttgggtatcgacaagtaataaaccggtgagtccggtatcgatccacgaggaagcaatgcaaatttgaagtgaatgatatgcaaataacTAACTACTACTAATAAACACAACGAATATCAAAATTAAGACAAGTATTAAAgatggccgaatgactcggtagcataagcgatttttgtaatcaaagcaagtgagaattgaatttaaaacaattaattaaaaacatttAGTCTCTAAGCCTttccggtggctactcggttctcatactcaatgtatcattgcaaacacacacaaccatacacaatgcattgtgtgatactatcaatcatgcatatgcaaagagaactaggatataagacttcaattcatacatgtaggccattgAGTCTCTTCATCTACGATGagcgcaaagggataagcacttgatattatggattaatgttcccccttggggctcggcttggctaacaccctaattttacactcaaagatcaattaaccataactctcccatgcacattcctaaattaacccaaaaccctatcatcaatacacataattaatagctatgcaatggaaaacttgattaattaaggaaatcatgcaatgggtttaacaattttcaatcgaacacattagatgcaatccctagactagacaatccaagaatagaataaaatatgtcattctcatacaTCCAATCACAAAACTATGACGAAATTAAAAGAGGGGGATCGAAGCGACgaccctttgaacataccttgagtaattgaaaccttgcacccaccgtccGGGACTAGAAACTAAAAAGGAAACTTAGCtactcatcataatggatataaacatcaattttttgGCCGAACGGAAACCgattactacagctgcccccctttgtatgtgctttatgaaataaaagacaaacacatgtgtagtcaaccgagtttcgtatgAAAAAAGCTGTAAAAGGTAAtgctcgggatcactatggccattcccgacttggccagcaagaaaagaaagtgcaggGGAttactatggccattcccagcttggccagcaagaaaagtaaaacgcacgagatcactatggccattcctggcttggccagcaagaaaagtaaaacgcacgggatcactatggtcattcctggcttggccagcaagaaaagtaaaatgcacgggatcactatggtcattcccggcttggccaaatgtttgtgcaagaaaataaagtgcatgggatcactatggccattcccagcttgggcaacaagaaaagtaaaatgcacgggatcattatggtcattcccgacttggccagcaagaaaagtaaaatgcacgggatcactatggctattcccggcttggccaacaataaaagtaaaatgcacgggatcactatggccattcccggcttggcgagcaataaaagtaaaatgcacgggatcactatggccattcccggcttggccagcaagaaagtaaaatgcacgggatcactatggccattcctggcttggccaaatgtttgtgcaagaaaataaagtgcatgggatcactatggccattcccagcttggccagcaagaaaagtaaaatgcacgggatcatgttaggtgtaaaatacacctatttttctaggcttaaagttattatttttctatgttgtttagtgcaaaatactgcccacattggtgtttttatgcacaggtactgATGGAGAATAAatcattactggacagaatttgtaacctgttttgcaacttgttGCGGCCGCAGAACGTAAGAATCAGATTTGTGTGgttaagttgctgacgtggaaAGGAC
Coding sequences:
- the LOC120008912 gene encoding UPF0481 protein At3g47200-like; this encodes MEPHSNSLEHLVIEFFTQIFSLTQPPTIESYKGKNHILDLLREWLVSSLPTTELCKKTEGIVDRQGNNHILDLLRKWLVSWLPRTELCKKTEGIVERQGWKPMPSVKSLEEAGIKFEKGKSECILDIKFKNGILEVPSILIQEITEDVFRNLISFEQCYSKCPAIVTSYAVLLDSLINTETDMNLLCEKGIIDNWLNPEDATQFFNKLYHDTYVKKYYYLELCKEVNDYCRYPWPRWRAAYLRNYFGTPWAIASQVVAAIVLILTILQTVFSVLK
- the LOC120008728 gene encoding UPF0481 protein At3g47200-like, which produces MRRQSSIRGQSSDAMAVNVQFKVSSSIEVDEVTIDVDSLASSLHKLMPQSLSVSQQCSIFKIPGILKRHNPEAYVPNAFSIGPWHHDQKNLKPAEEIKLNYLQRLISRSRSPEKRLKEFIEAIAKVEKDVRAHYAEPIDMSIEDFVKLLVIDGCFIIELFRKHSDEKLRDEYDPIFDMSCMLEYLFHDLILLENQIP